Proteins encoded in a region of the Rhodopirellula halodulae genome:
- a CDS encoding MotA/TolQ/ExbB proton channel family protein, with the protein MLEQISSQSTVVIAVAALAHLLFFFVLAMWARGDRKKIVQTLQRFTDSLPHRSRMDYDAHPSDQIEACLADIQDVLVEPAGSPHRVALSQRMRILDERRDYLHSLRFETAWNVARTMIEAYPLAGVLGTILAIGAALASDDQASVSIIVTRFGDAIWSTFAGLASAITLMLINSFFEPGFAKLSENRLHVREMASKAKRELGPADRGDAQVNPPSVTDSPNAVSSSSQVAPGTTT; encoded by the coding sequence ATGCTCGAGCAGATCTCGTCTCAATCCACCGTCGTCATCGCGGTCGCCGCGTTGGCTCACTTGCTGTTTTTCTTTGTGCTGGCGATGTGGGCCAGGGGCGATCGTAAAAAGATCGTCCAGACGCTGCAGCGATTCACCGATTCGCTCCCGCATCGCAGCCGCATGGACTACGACGCCCATCCGTCGGACCAGATCGAAGCTTGCTTGGCGGACATCCAAGACGTCTTGGTCGAGCCGGCCGGTTCGCCCCACCGCGTTGCTCTCAGTCAACGCATGCGGATTCTCGATGAACGTCGCGACTACCTTCACTCGTTGCGATTCGAGACCGCTTGGAACGTGGCTCGCACAATGATCGAGGCTTACCCGTTGGCGGGCGTGCTGGGCACGATCCTCGCGATTGGCGCTGCACTCGCTTCGGATGACCAGGCTTCCGTCAGCATCATCGTGACGCGATTTGGCGACGCGATTTGGTCCACGTTTGCTGGCTTGGCTTCCGCGATCACGTTGATGTTGATCAACAGCTTCTTTGAACCCGGTTTTGCCAAACTTTCCGAAAACCGACTGCACGTCCGTGAAATGGCATCGAAAGCCAAACGCGAACTTGGCCCGGCTGATCGCGGCGACGCGCAAGTCAACCCGCCCAGCGTGACCGACTCACCCAACGCGGTCAGCTCATCCAGCCAGGTTGCACCAGGAACCACAACGTGA
- a CDS encoding prolyl oligopeptidase family serine peptidase yields MTFIQPRHTLHATLATCVVTIGVLSNLTTASAEDPTLSSTTKLSYPDTRKDDVVDDYHGRTVADPYRWLEDVESDETEAWVKAQNEVTQGYLQALPQREPMRKRLEELWDYSRTGLPAKRGDTYFYTFNDGLQNQSVLYRTPVDVSPSQWASEREVLLDPNKLSEDGTMSMASWSPSDDGKYLAYAIADGGSDWRTWRVREVATGQDTDDLIEWSKFSGVAWTPDNQGFYYSRYAAPVEGQELTGTNDNQMLYLHRLGTPQSEDQLIMKRPDHPKWGFGASVTDDGRYLVIGNWKGTEPKTQVFIQDLSIKNAPVRGLIMGFDADYTFIGNEGSTLFFLTDHEAPRRRVISLDVAEHAARTDDNIDEPADRSGWKEIIPQSDNVLEDVSLLGGTFFANYLVDALNQVERFGLDGEKLGSLKLPGKGSVGGLGGKQDATETFFSFTNYVTPPSIHKVDVATGESELAITPEVAFNVSDYITEQVFCTSKDGTKVPILITRHKGSPLDGSNRTLLYAYGGFNISLTPSYSPAIAAWLDAGGVYAVANLRGGGEYGRQWHEDGMQLKKQNVFDDFIAAAEHLIDMGVTRKERLGVRGGSNGGLLIGAVMTQRPDLFGACLPAVGVMDMLRYHKFTIGWAWVTEYGSSDDETQIDNLLSYSPLHNLKPGTCYPATMVSTADRDDRVVPGHSFKFAAALQAAQSCDNPTLIRIETRAGHGAGTPTSKKIEEYADLWSFLLQNLK; encoded by the coding sequence ATGACTTTCATCCAACCAAGGCACACGCTTCACGCGACGCTGGCGACCTGCGTTGTCACCATCGGTGTGCTCTCCAATTTGACAACCGCCTCCGCGGAGGACCCCACCTTGAGTTCAACCACCAAGCTTTCCTATCCCGACACGCGAAAAGACGACGTGGTCGACGATTACCACGGCCGCACCGTCGCGGATCCGTATCGCTGGCTCGAAGACGTCGAGAGCGATGAAACCGAAGCTTGGGTCAAAGCTCAAAACGAAGTCACGCAAGGCTATCTGCAGGCGTTACCACAACGTGAACCGATGCGGAAACGTTTGGAAGAACTGTGGGACTATTCGCGAACGGGACTGCCGGCCAAACGCGGCGACACGTACTTCTACACCTTCAACGATGGTCTGCAGAACCAAAGCGTGCTGTACCGGACGCCGGTGGACGTCTCGCCGTCACAGTGGGCGTCCGAACGCGAAGTGCTGCTGGATCCGAACAAGCTGAGCGAAGACGGCACGATGTCGATGGCCTCGTGGTCTCCCAGCGACGATGGCAAGTACCTCGCTTATGCGATTGCCGATGGCGGCAGTGACTGGCGAACCTGGCGTGTTCGTGAAGTGGCAACAGGCCAGGACACCGATGACCTGATCGAATGGTCCAAGTTCAGCGGCGTCGCGTGGACGCCCGACAACCAAGGCTTCTACTACTCGCGATACGCCGCACCGGTCGAAGGTCAGGAACTGACCGGCACCAACGACAACCAAATGCTGTACCTGCACCGATTGGGAACGCCGCAATCAGAAGACCAACTGATCATGAAACGCCCCGACCATCCCAAATGGGGCTTCGGAGCGTCCGTGACGGACGACGGTCGCTACCTTGTCATCGGCAACTGGAAAGGCACCGAACCCAAGACGCAGGTGTTCATCCAAGACCTCTCGATTAAGAACGCACCCGTTCGCGGTTTGATCATGGGATTCGATGCCGACTACACCTTCATCGGCAACGAAGGTTCCACGCTGTTCTTCTTGACCGACCACGAGGCTCCACGACGAAGAGTGATCAGCTTGGACGTCGCGGAACATGCCGCTCGCACAGACGACAACATCGACGAGCCCGCCGATCGCTCCGGATGGAAGGAAATCATTCCGCAGAGCGACAACGTCCTAGAGGATGTCTCGCTGCTTGGTGGAACCTTCTTTGCCAACTACTTGGTCGATGCCCTCAATCAAGTCGAGCGGTTTGGGCTCGATGGTGAGAAACTCGGTTCGTTGAAACTGCCCGGCAAAGGATCCGTGGGCGGATTGGGTGGTAAACAAGACGCCACGGAAACGTTCTTCTCCTTCACGAACTACGTCACCCCGCCCAGCATCCACAAGGTGGACGTCGCAACCGGTGAATCTGAATTGGCGATCACCCCCGAAGTCGCCTTCAACGTCAGCGACTACATCACCGAACAAGTCTTCTGCACCAGCAAAGACGGCACGAAAGTGCCGATTCTGATCACGCGGCACAAAGGCTCGCCGCTGGACGGAAGCAACCGAACGTTGCTCTACGCCTACGGCGGATTCAACATCTCGCTCACGCCGTCATACTCACCCGCGATTGCGGCTTGGTTGGACGCGGGCGGTGTCTACGCCGTGGCGAACCTGCGTGGTGGCGGTGAATACGGACGGCAGTGGCACGAAGACGGGATGCAACTGAAGAAGCAAAACGTGTTTGACGACTTCATTGCGGCGGCGGAACACCTGATCGACATGGGTGTGACCCGCAAAGAACGCCTAGGGGTTCGCGGCGGCAGCAACGGTGGCCTGCTGATCGGCGCCGTCATGACTCAGCGTCCCGATCTGTTTGGTGCGTGTCTTCCCGCGGTTGGTGTGATGGACATGCTTCGCTATCACAAATTCACCATCGGCTGGGCTTGGGTGACCGAGTACGGCAGCAGCGACGATGAAACCCAAATCGACAACCTATTGTCCTACAGCCCGCTGCACAATTTGAAGCCAGGCACCTGCTATCCCGCGACCATGGTCAGCACCGCCGATCGTGACGACCGTGTGGTCCCTGGTCACAGTTTTAAGTTCGCCGCGGCCCTGCAGGCGGCTCAGTCGTGCGACAACCCGACGTTGATCCGCATCGAAACGCGAGCCGGTCATGGTGCGGGCACGCCAACCAGCAAAAAGATCGAAGAGTACGCCGATCTTTGGTCATTCTTGCTTCAAAATCTGAAATGA
- a CDS encoding alpha-amylase family glycosyl hydrolase — protein MSFSIDDVTRSRITDVYGHVPDVLAEGLQRCFAQSSDATPPAEMWDHRDVVMITYADQIRQEGTSPLDAQRQFLLDHGFDELIRCVHLLPFCPSTSDDGFSVADYLAVDPESGDWDDIARLGERFDLMYDLVLNHSSQKHSWFQGFLQDDPEFADFYATADPSEDLSEVVRPRSLPLLTKFDSASGPRHVWTTFSADQVDLNYANPRVMLAMLETLVEYARRGARIIRLDAIAFLWKEIDTTCLHLPQTHAAVQLMRRVLDVAVPGTIVLTETNVPHAENISYFGDGTNEAHMVYQFSLPPLLLDAIHSGDTSVIQNWMRSLVLPTDQVTFFNFTASHDGIGVRPAEGILPPERVDRLVEIAKAHGGRIGMRTKPDGSQSPYELNVTYLDAVADRSQVSAEEHAKRFLATQAIMLSMQGVPAVYFHSLVGSPNDIDGMETSNIPRRINRHKYTREELESALAAEGSVQNLVAQGYRHLLSVRKQQRAFHPTASQSVLSLPADGLLGFERKLDDDTAVCVLANLSGEPRTIEWELLPSSGSTDVLSNETLSTDAPIAMAPYQVRWLTASSTA, from the coding sequence GTGAGCTTTTCTATCGACGACGTCACTCGGTCACGGATCACCGATGTGTATGGGCACGTTCCCGACGTGCTCGCCGAAGGCTTGCAGCGGTGCTTTGCACAATCGTCAGATGCCACGCCTCCCGCCGAAATGTGGGATCACCGCGATGTGGTGATGATCACTTACGCGGATCAGATTCGCCAGGAAGGCACCTCGCCGCTGGACGCCCAACGGCAATTCTTACTGGACCACGGCTTTGACGAACTGATTCGTTGCGTTCACTTGCTGCCTTTCTGTCCTTCGACCAGCGACGATGGTTTTTCAGTCGCTGACTACTTGGCCGTGGATCCTGAATCGGGTGATTGGGACGACATCGCTCGACTCGGCGAGCGTTTCGATCTGATGTACGACTTGGTGCTCAATCACTCGTCGCAGAAACACAGTTGGTTTCAAGGCTTCCTCCAAGACGATCCCGAGTTCGCCGATTTCTACGCGACCGCCGATCCGTCGGAAGACCTCTCCGAAGTCGTTCGTCCGCGAAGCCTGCCGCTGCTCACCAAATTCGATTCCGCCTCCGGGCCACGCCACGTTTGGACCACATTCAGCGCCGATCAAGTCGACCTGAACTACGCCAACCCGCGGGTGATGCTCGCGATGTTGGAAACGTTGGTTGAATACGCTCGGCGAGGTGCACGCATCATTCGCCTGGACGCCATCGCGTTCCTTTGGAAAGAAATCGACACGACGTGTTTGCACTTGCCACAAACCCACGCCGCCGTGCAACTGATGCGGCGCGTATTGGATGTCGCGGTTCCGGGAACCATCGTGCTGACGGAAACCAACGTACCGCACGCCGAGAACATCTCGTACTTCGGTGATGGAACCAACGAAGCCCACATGGTTTACCAGTTCAGTTTGCCGCCGTTGCTGCTGGATGCAATTCACAGCGGTGACACCAGCGTGATTCAAAACTGGATGCGATCATTGGTGTTGCCAACAGATCAAGTCACGTTCTTCAACTTCACGGCATCGCACGATGGCATTGGTGTTCGTCCGGCCGAAGGCATCCTGCCGCCGGAACGTGTCGATCGTTTGGTGGAAATCGCCAAAGCCCACGGCGGACGAATCGGTATGCGCACCAAACCCGATGGTTCGCAAAGCCCTTACGAATTGAACGTCACTTACTTGGACGCCGTCGCCGATCGTTCACAGGTGTCGGCCGAAGAGCACGCCAAACGGTTCTTGGCCACGCAAGCGATCATGTTGTCGATGCAGGGTGTTCCCGCGGTTTACTTCCATTCGTTGGTGGGCTCGCCCAACGACATCGACGGCATGGAAACGTCCAACATTCCTCGCCGCATCAACCGCCACAAATACACCCGCGAAGAACTCGAATCGGCTTTGGCTGCGGAAGGCTCGGTACAGAACTTGGTCGCCCAGGGGTATCGCCATTTGCTTTCGGTTCGAAAGCAACAACGCGCGTTCCATCCCACCGCGTCGCAAAGCGTTTTGTCGCTGCCCGCCGATGGATTGCTCGGGTTCGAACGCAAACTGGACGACGACACGGCCGTTTGTGTTTTGGCCAATCTGTCGGGTGAGCCTCGCACCATCGAATGGGAACTTCTTCCCAGCTCGGGTTCCACCGATGTGTTGAGCAACGAGACTTTGAGCACCGACGCCCCCATCGCGATGGCTCCGTATCAGGTACGCTGGTTGACTGCTTCTTCCACCGCCTAA
- a CDS encoding sulfatase family protein, whose product MNWIRNAAVLAVMVGGFVVNDEGSLSCAEEVSAQRPNIVLVMADDLGIGDVSPTNPECKIKTPRLKELASEGLTFLDAHTPSSVCTPTRYGLLTGRYNWRSKLASGVLSGTSQHLIPADRPTLGHLLHQAGYHTAMIGKWHLGWDWTKKNGKIDFSQPVLNGPDINGFDQYYGHCGSLDMPPYVWVDTGKATAIPEREEGVTRKQSPYGWYRNGPIAPDFEIEQVLPHLFEKSIAYVEERSQTDQPFFLYLPLPAPHTPIVPVAPFKDASQMNPYADFVMQMDHHMGQLLDAIAKAGIEDETLVVFTSDNGCSPQANFGKLAEFDHDPSAGFRGHKADIYEGGHRVPLIVRWPGKVVAGETTSAVACLTDLYTTFQSITGQPREAAGGEDGFDLSGVFAGDAASDREALVSHSIGGSFAIRRGNWKLCLSHGSGGWSDPREPKAKNAGLPPMQLYDLDADPGERNNVADQNPDVTQSLLRLLREYVDSGRSTDGPKLSNDRDVTFLPEGVTSPSP is encoded by the coding sequence ATGAATTGGATTCGAAATGCCGCGGTGCTCGCGGTGATGGTTGGTGGTTTCGTTGTGAATGATGAAGGCAGTCTTTCATGTGCGGAGGAAGTTTCCGCTCAACGGCCGAACATCGTGTTGGTGATGGCGGATGATTTGGGAATCGGCGACGTCTCGCCCACCAACCCAGAATGCAAAATCAAGACACCACGTTTGAAGGAACTCGCCAGCGAAGGCCTGACATTCTTGGATGCTCACACGCCGAGTTCCGTTTGCACACCGACTCGATACGGATTGCTAACGGGGCGATACAACTGGCGATCGAAGTTGGCCAGCGGTGTCTTGAGTGGAACGAGCCAGCACCTGATTCCCGCTGACCGTCCGACGTTGGGGCATCTGTTGCACCAGGCCGGTTATCACACGGCAATGATCGGCAAGTGGCACTTGGGGTGGGACTGGACCAAAAAGAACGGCAAGATCGATTTCTCTCAGCCTGTGCTGAACGGTCCGGATATCAACGGGTTTGACCAGTACTACGGTCACTGTGGTTCGCTGGACATGCCGCCTTATGTTTGGGTCGACACGGGCAAAGCGACGGCTATCCCCGAGCGTGAAGAAGGCGTGACGCGAAAGCAGTCTCCGTACGGTTGGTATCGCAACGGGCCGATCGCACCGGACTTTGAAATCGAGCAGGTGCTGCCGCATTTGTTTGAGAAGTCCATCGCTTACGTCGAGGAACGCAGCCAAACGGACCAACCGTTCTTTTTGTATCTGCCATTGCCAGCGCCTCACACACCGATTGTGCCCGTCGCACCTTTCAAAGATGCCAGTCAGATGAATCCTTATGCGGACTTTGTCATGCAAATGGACCATCACATGGGGCAGCTCCTTGATGCGATTGCAAAGGCTGGGATCGAAGATGAAACATTGGTCGTGTTCACCAGTGACAATGGCTGTTCCCCACAAGCCAACTTTGGAAAACTCGCCGAATTTGATCACGACCCCAGTGCTGGTTTCCGCGGTCACAAAGCGGATATCTACGAAGGTGGTCACCGTGTTCCATTGATTGTGCGTTGGCCCGGCAAAGTGGTTGCGGGCGAGACCACTTCCGCGGTCGCGTGCTTGACCGATCTTTACACGACGTTTCAAAGCATCACCGGGCAACCGCGTGAAGCGGCCGGCGGTGAGGATGGTTTCGATCTGTCAGGCGTGTTCGCGGGGGATGCCGCTTCGGATCGCGAAGCATTGGTCAGCCACAGCATCGGCGGATCGTTCGCCATTCGACGCGGCAATTGGAAGCTGTGTCTGTCTCACGGCAGCGGCGGTTGGAGCGATCCTCGTGAACCCAAAGCGAAGAACGCTGGATTGCCGCCGATGCAATTGTACGACTTGGATGCTGACCCGGGTGAGCGAAACAATGTTGCGGACCAAAACCCCGATGTCACGCAATCGTTGTTGCGGTTGCTTCGCGAGTATGTTGATTCCGGCCGCAGCACCGACGGTCCCAAGCTCAGCAACGATCGTGACGTCACGTTTTTGCCCGAGGGTGTGACGTCACCAAGTCCTTGA
- a CDS encoding site-2 protease family protein, with amino-acid sequence MLLQQPQESPYDLHFELFGFPIRIAWTFWLGAAVFGWYLVEAFDRMDGSPGRLPLLLLWAMCMLVSILIHELGHAFAFRQNGMESSIVLYHFGGLAIPRSTNSYGGFASSFSTPRMSNLNELWIALAGPLAQLASAALLVLVVKLMGFRVLAFSLMPWPFYLIPGVLEGNDIDSPGLLALVTFYVWPSVLWAALNLIPVFPLDGGRIMRSLVLMGGGQTDTWLWISMIVGGACTIYGFQGGQMFLGILFLSLAVGNYQMLQGSRF; translated from the coding sequence ATGTTGCTGCAACAACCCCAAGAGTCACCTTACGACCTGCACTTTGAGCTGTTTGGTTTCCCGATTCGCATCGCTTGGACTTTCTGGCTCGGCGCAGCCGTTTTCGGTTGGTACTTGGTGGAAGCGTTTGACCGAATGGACGGCAGTCCTGGACGCTTACCGTTGTTGCTTTTATGGGCGATGTGCATGCTCGTTTCGATCTTGATCCACGAGCTCGGTCATGCCTTTGCCTTTCGTCAAAACGGCATGGAATCATCGATCGTGCTGTACCACTTTGGCGGACTTGCCATCCCTCGTTCCACCAACAGCTACGGTGGTTTTGCTTCGTCGTTTTCAACGCCACGGATGAGCAACCTGAACGAACTTTGGATCGCATTGGCAGGACCACTGGCGCAGCTTGCCTCCGCCGCATTGCTCGTGTTGGTTGTGAAGCTGATGGGCTTCCGTGTGCTTGCCTTTTCGTTGATGCCTTGGCCGTTCTACTTGATCCCCGGTGTGCTGGAAGGCAACGACATCGACAGCCCCGGACTGTTAGCATTGGTGACGTTCTACGTGTGGCCGAGTGTGCTTTGGGCGGCACTCAATTTGATTCCCGTCTTCCCGCTCGATGGTGGACGAATCATGCGTTCGTTGGTGCTGATGGGCGGCGGCCAAACCGACACTTGGCTGTGGATCAGCATGATCGTTGGCGGTGCTTGCACCATCTACGGCTTCCAAGGCGGTCAGATGTTCCTCGGCATCCTTTTTCTGTCGTTGGCGGTGGGGAATTACCAAATGCTGCAGGGCTCTCGGTTCTGA
- a CDS encoding POT family MFS transporter, translated as MSTSDSQSSTYNDRPQATSVMPPGIPYIIGNEAAERFSFYGMKAILTVFMVDYLHWMSSSSTSQGMSNAEATEHYHTFTAAAYFFPVLGALLSDIFLGKYRTILYLSIVYCIGHAALAMMGAPPVSAGMWLFIGLLLISIGSGGIKPCVSAHVGDQFGKSNSHLLTKVYQWFYFSINFGSFISTLLTPWVLEHYGPHWAFGIPGVLMAIATLLFWMGRHKFVHIRPGGYRFLQEILSWEKFSSIPKLMIIFSFVAVFWALFDQTGSSWVLQAKNLNQKWLGVTWLESQIQAINPILVLTLIPIFQFLIYPAIDRVFPLTPIRKISIGLFVMIGGFAIVALLQERVDAGGQPSIGWQFLAYAVLTASEVMVSITCLEFAYTQAPKTMKSIVMAVFLFSVSMGNVFTATVNRYIQTPAAASLAEGIDLTATSTEPITNGTFTGELQQDDPDAPTLLLLGPDAKKGTEDDVELILDKDGALQSVKNASTDKFDAVAEKIESFFLDQDGDDSTRSLPSQEEAQSLLAGATDAFGNPIQYKLISRDRYQLVSAGADSEPDTQWDETLTGSVERASTEDAPETETQSFNWLERQKIAIKSEGDPTKVEAIQKELVSERGGGTETKLSRDYAIGGRTLLEGADYFWFWTKCIFVTAILFVPVGYLYKEKAYIQDEEDAEHTDEAIADESIST; from the coding sequence ATGTCGACATCTGATTCGCAATCTTCGACCTACAACGATCGCCCGCAAGCGACTTCGGTCATGCCGCCGGGCATCCCTTACATCATCGGCAACGAAGCCGCCGAACGATTCAGTTTCTACGGCATGAAAGCGATCCTGACGGTGTTCATGGTCGACTACTTGCACTGGATGAGCAGTTCGTCCACGTCGCAAGGCATGAGCAATGCCGAAGCCACCGAGCACTATCACACGTTCACCGCGGCGGCTTACTTCTTCCCCGTTCTGGGCGCCTTGCTGTCGGACATTTTCCTTGGCAAGTATCGAACGATCCTTTACCTCTCGATCGTTTACTGCATCGGCCATGCCGCGCTGGCAATGATGGGTGCACCACCGGTGTCTGCGGGCATGTGGTTGTTCATCGGCTTGCTGCTGATCTCGATTGGCTCGGGTGGTATCAAGCCGTGCGTCTCGGCTCACGTGGGTGACCAATTCGGCAAGTCAAACTCCCACTTGCTCACAAAGGTCTACCAGTGGTTCTATTTCAGCATCAACTTCGGGTCATTCATTTCGACCTTGTTGACTCCGTGGGTGCTTGAACACTACGGACCACACTGGGCGTTCGGCATTCCCGGTGTGTTGATGGCCATTGCGACGCTGCTGTTTTGGATGGGGCGTCACAAGTTTGTCCACATTCGTCCAGGCGGCTATCGCTTCCTGCAAGAGATCCTCTCATGGGAAAAGTTCTCTTCCATTCCCAAGCTGATGATCATCTTCTCGTTCGTCGCCGTGTTCTGGGCCCTGTTCGACCAAACCGGATCCTCGTGGGTGCTGCAAGCTAAGAACCTCAATCAAAAATGGCTGGGCGTGACTTGGTTGGAATCTCAGATCCAAGCCATCAACCCGATCTTGGTCCTGACCTTGATTCCGATCTTTCAATTCCTGATCTACCCCGCGATTGATCGCGTCTTTCCGTTGACACCGATCCGCAAGATCAGCATCGGCTTGTTCGTGATGATCGGCGGATTCGCGATTGTGGCTCTGCTGCAAGAACGTGTTGACGCGGGTGGCCAACCTTCAATCGGATGGCAGTTTCTGGCGTATGCAGTGCTCACCGCTTCTGAGGTGATGGTTTCAATCACGTGCTTGGAATTCGCCTACACCCAAGCCCCCAAGACGATGAAATCAATCGTCATGGCCGTGTTCCTGTTCTCTGTTTCCATGGGCAACGTGTTCACCGCGACGGTGAATCGCTACATCCAAACTCCCGCTGCCGCTTCTCTGGCCGAAGGAATCGATCTCACCGCCACCAGCACCGAACCGATCACCAACGGAACCTTCACCGGCGAGTTGCAACAGGATGATCCGGACGCTCCAACACTGCTCCTTCTCGGCCCCGACGCGAAGAAGGGAACAGAAGACGACGTGGAGTTGATCCTGGACAAAGACGGAGCGTTGCAGTCCGTGAAGAACGCTTCGACCGATAAGTTCGATGCGGTCGCCGAAAAGATCGAGTCCTTTTTCCTAGATCAAGATGGCGACGATTCCACTCGATCCTTGCCCTCGCAGGAAGAAGCCCAGTCGTTGCTCGCTGGTGCAACCGACGCCTTCGGCAATCCAATCCAGTACAAGCTGATCTCTCGCGATCGCTATCAACTGGTGTCCGCCGGCGCAGACAGCGAGCCCGACACCCAGTGGGACGAAACATTGACAGGCAGTGTCGAGCGAGCATCGACCGAAGACGCTCCCGAAACGGAAACACAAAGTTTCAACTGGCTGGAACGTCAAAAGATCGCCATCAAGTCCGAGGGCGACCCAACCAAGGTCGAGGCGATTCAAAAAGAACTGGTTAGCGAACGTGGCGGTGGAACCGAAACCAAGTTGTCGCGTGACTACGCGATCGGCGGCCGCACGCTGCTGGAAGGAGCCGACTACTTCTGGTTCTGGACCAAGTGCATTTTCGTGACTGCAATCCTGTTTGTTCCAGTTGGCTATCTCTACAAAGAGAAGGCTTACATTCAAGACGAAGAGGACGCTGAACACACCGACGAAGCGATTGCGGACGAGTCGATCTCGACCTGA
- a CDS encoding glycosyltransferase family 4 protein, with protein MASTMGVQIGFVGTRFAGTDGVSLESAKWAQVLWDNGHVSHWYSGQSDRDKSTSMVVPHAYFGHPDIEWINRRAFGTRTRTPDVTQRIYTLADYLKKTLYEFTRRFDLDLLIVQNALCIPMNLPLGVALTNFIAETGFPTIAHHHDFYWERDRFSVSAVTDMLWMAFPPALPQIQNVTINSFAQEDLSHRRGVSSILVPNVLDFENEPPQADEYASHFREDIGLEDDDILFLQPTRVVPRKGIEHAIALVAALKNDKCKLVISHASGDEGDEYLQVLQDLAEGSGVDLRLCDHRVGDKRSLDEDGNRIYTLADAYSQADFITYPSIYEGFGNALLEAFYYRKPVLVNRYSIYVADIEPKGAKVISMDGYLTKEVVAKVERIIRDKAFRDEMVDFNYEIGRAFFSYGVLRRKLRALVTNFTGQDNL; from the coding sequence GTGGCATCAACGATGGGCGTCCAGATTGGTTTTGTGGGGACACGCTTTGCCGGCACCGATGGGGTGTCGTTGGAAAGCGCGAAATGGGCCCAAGTCCTTTGGGACAACGGGCATGTCAGCCACTGGTACTCCGGCCAAAGCGATCGTGACAAATCGACTTCGATGGTCGTGCCTCACGCTTATTTCGGTCACCCCGACATCGAATGGATCAATCGCCGCGCGTTTGGCACTCGCACCCGAACACCGGATGTGACGCAGCGGATCTACACGCTGGCGGACTATCTGAAGAAAACGCTTTACGAATTCACGCGTCGTTTCGATTTGGATCTGCTGATCGTCCAAAACGCGTTGTGCATTCCGATGAATTTGCCGTTGGGCGTGGCCCTGACCAACTTCATCGCCGAAACGGGCTTTCCCACCATCGCGCACCACCACGATTTTTATTGGGAGCGTGATCGGTTCAGCGTTTCCGCCGTCACCGACATGTTGTGGATGGCGTTCCCGCCAGCATTGCCACAGATCCAGAACGTCACGATCAACTCGTTTGCACAAGAAGACTTGTCACATCGACGTGGTGTCTCGTCGATCTTGGTTCCCAACGTGCTCGATTTTGAAAACGAGCCACCGCAAGCCGATGAGTACGCCTCGCATTTCCGCGAAGACATTGGGCTGGAAGACGACGACATTCTTTTCTTGCAACCCACTCGCGTTGTTCCGCGAAAAGGCATTGAACATGCCATCGCGTTGGTGGCGGCTCTTAAGAACGACAAGTGCAAACTGGTGATCTCGCACGCAAGTGGTGACGAAGGCGACGAATACCTGCAAGTCCTGCAAGATTTGGCGGAAGGCAGCGGCGTTGATCTGCGATTGTGCGATCATCGAGTCGGCGACAAACGCAGTTTGGATGAAGATGGCAATCGCATCTACACGTTGGCCGATGCTTATTCGCAAGCGGACTTCATCACCTACCCGAGCATTTACGAAGGATTTGGCAACGCCTTGCTCGAGGCGTTCTATTATCGCAAACCGGTGTTAGTGAATCGTTATTCGATTTACGTGGCGGACATCGAACCCAAAGGGGCGAAAGTCATCTCGATGGATGGCTATTTGACCAAGGAAGTGGTCGCGAAAGTCGAACGGATTATTCGCGACAAAGCGTTCCGAGATGAGATGGTGGATTTCAATTACGAGATCGGCCGCGCGTTCTTCTCGTACGGTGTCCTTCGTCGAAAACTTCGCGCCCTCGTCACGAACTTCACCGGACAGGACAATCTGTGA